In one Nocardioides luteus genomic region, the following are encoded:
- the wrbA gene encoding NAD(P)H:quinone oxidoreductase has protein sequence MSDNVKVTIVYYSSTGTTAEVARELEKGLLATGAEVRLTKAPELAPLSAIESNPAWAANHATTSDVPEASPEDVAWADVILFGTPTRFGNVSAQLKQFIDTLGGLWAEGKLVDKVYSGFVSSSSLHGGQETTLQSLYTSVHHFGGILVAPGFTDPVKYDDGNPYGTSHVDAQGTNPVGDVTRASAKHQAQRVVEIARRLKAGQAA, from the coding sequence ATGTCTGACAACGTGAAGGTCACGATCGTCTACTACTCCTCGACCGGCACCACGGCCGAGGTCGCCCGCGAGCTCGAGAAGGGACTGCTGGCCACCGGCGCCGAGGTCCGTCTCACCAAGGCCCCGGAGCTTGCTCCGCTCTCGGCCATCGAGTCGAACCCGGCCTGGGCAGCGAACCACGCCACCACCTCGGACGTCCCGGAGGCGTCGCCCGAGGACGTCGCGTGGGCCGACGTCATCCTCTTCGGCACTCCGACGCGGTTCGGGAACGTCTCCGCCCAGCTCAAGCAGTTCATCGACACGCTCGGTGGGCTGTGGGCCGAGGGCAAGCTGGTCGACAAGGTCTACAGCGGATTCGTGTCGTCCTCCAGCCTCCACGGCGGCCAGGAGACGACGCTGCAGTCCCTCTACACCTCGGTGCACCACTTCGGGGGGATCCTCGTCGCGCCCGGCTTCACCGACCCGGTCAAGTACGACGACGGCAACCCGTACGGAACCTCGCACGTCGACGCCCAGGGAACCAACCCGGTCGGCGACGTCACCCGGGCCTCGGCCAAGCACCAGGCCCAGCGTGTGGTCGAGATCGCCCGGCGGCTCAAGGCCGGACAGGCAGCCTAG
- a CDS encoding muconolactone Delta-isomerase family protein produces MAEFIVEITTVIPDGTPQTEVDRRRTAEAARAAELAAAGHLVRIWRPIGEMRSIGLWVAADEAALRADVLETLPLAPWMTFDVTAVASHPNDPAARDR; encoded by the coding sequence ATGGCTGAGTTCATCGTCGAGATCACGACCGTGATCCCTGACGGCACCCCGCAGACCGAGGTCGATCGACGGCGGACCGCCGAGGCGGCCCGGGCTGCGGAGCTGGCGGCAGCCGGTCACCTCGTCCGGATCTGGCGACCGATCGGCGAGATGCGGAGCATCGGCCTGTGGGTCGCCGCCGACGAGGCGGCCCTGCGGGCGGACGTCCTGGAAACCTTGCCGCTGGCTCCGTGGATGACCTTCGACGTCACCGCAGTGGCATCGCATCCGAACGACCCGGCGGCTCGCGACCGCTGA
- a CDS encoding flavodoxin family protein: MTSLSCLILNCTLKPSPGESSSALLGSQILSALMDHDVKGEMVRVVDHDVRFGVSTDEGEGDAWPELRERMLAADVLVLVTPIWLGQPSSVCKMVLERLDAELSDTDEDGRMLTYDKVAGIGVVGNEDGAHHVTAELCQALNDVGFTIPAAGSTYWVGEAMQGVDYKDKEPTPEATAGTTKTMARHLAHLAGLLAEAPYPAE, translated from the coding sequence ATGACGTCACTGAGCTGTCTGATCCTGAACTGCACCCTCAAGCCCTCGCCCGGCGAGTCCAGCTCCGCGCTGCTGGGATCCCAGATCCTCTCGGCGCTCATGGACCACGACGTGAAGGGCGAGATGGTCCGGGTCGTCGACCATGACGTCCGGTTCGGCGTGAGCACCGACGAAGGCGAAGGCGACGCCTGGCCGGAGCTGCGCGAGCGGATGCTCGCCGCCGACGTGCTCGTCCTGGTCACCCCGATCTGGCTGGGCCAGCCGTCCTCGGTGTGCAAGATGGTGCTCGAGCGCCTCGACGCTGAGCTCAGCGATACCGACGAGGACGGCCGGATGCTGACCTACGACAAGGTCGCCGGGATCGGCGTCGTCGGCAACGAGGACGGTGCCCACCACGTCACCGCCGAGCTCTGCCAGGCGCTCAACGACGTCGGCTTCACCATCCCCGCCGCCGGGTCGACGTACTGGGTCGGCGAGGCCATGCAGGGCGTCGACTACAAGGACAAGGAGCCGACTCCGGAGGCGACCGCGGGGACGACGAAGACCATGGCCCGTCACCTGGCCCACCTCGCCGGGCTGCTCGCCGAGGCGCCGTATCCCGCGGAGTAG
- a CDS encoding SDR family oxidoreductase, whose translation MTTATRPASGALVTGAGRGLGRQIAALLIERGHTVLVTDLDEAAAKATAEELGPNAIPRALDVRDADAVDAARDALLSHADRLDVWVNNAGVLISGPAWTQAPDTRRLMLEVNALGTINGTVSAIEAMRARTGGHIVNIVSLAGITAVPGEAVYAASKHAAIGFSLSTLADLRLAGVENVDISCICPDGIWTPMLYDKLEDPAAALSFSGKLLQPEEVVAAVGTVLDRPRPVKTVPGWRGVQARLADAIPRLGLGAAPLVVAQGRRTQRRLLARALRERDMT comes from the coding sequence ATGACCACGGCCACGCGCCCCGCTTCCGGCGCCCTCGTCACCGGAGCAGGCCGCGGTCTGGGCCGGCAGATCGCCGCGCTGCTCATCGAGCGTGGTCATACCGTGCTGGTCACCGACCTCGACGAGGCGGCCGCGAAGGCCACCGCCGAGGAGCTGGGCCCGAACGCGATCCCCCGGGCCCTGGACGTACGCGACGCCGACGCCGTCGACGCCGCCCGCGACGCGCTGCTCAGCCACGCCGACAGGCTCGACGTCTGGGTCAACAACGCCGGCGTGCTCATCAGCGGCCCGGCGTGGACGCAGGCCCCCGACACCCGCCGGCTGATGCTCGAGGTCAACGCCCTCGGCACGATCAACGGCACCGTCAGTGCCATCGAGGCCATGCGCGCCCGGACCGGTGGCCACATCGTCAACATCGTGTCCCTGGCCGGCATCACCGCGGTCCCCGGAGAGGCCGTCTACGCCGCTTCCAAGCACGCGGCGATCGGCTTCAGCCTCAGCACGCTCGCGGATCTGCGCCTCGCCGGCGTCGAGAACGTCGACATCTCCTGCATCTGCCCCGACGGCATCTGGACCCCGATGCTCTACGACAAGCTCGAGGACCCCGCCGCCGCGCTCTCGTTCTCCGGCAAGCTGCTCCAGCCCGAGGAGGTCGTGGCGGCGGTCGGCACGGTGCTCGACAGGCCTCGGCCGGTCAAGACGGTGCCCGGGTGGCGAGGGGTCCAGGCACGTCTGGCCGACGCGATCCCGCGGCTCGGTCTCGGCGCGGCGCCCCTCGTGGTGGCCCAGGGACGCCGCACCCAGCGACGACTCCTCGCCCGGGCCCTGCGCGAGCGCGACATGACCTGA
- a CDS encoding MEDS domain-containing protein: MNGLSLGIPGIGAVRSGTHFCALYSGPVERDRLLYPFLEEGLRQGDKCLCLIDDVEPIVVRDRALGQPGPAYSRRSGQLDVERTSDAYLRSGEFNVEDMMSYLSENLDAAAEEDFDLLRAAGEMSWVLPGPLGWDDLFRYESGLNAVVDEMPAILICLYDLQKFGADMLVEVLRTHPKVLLDRTVIDNPHYLTPTEYPADSVAETSRRAVFGAGSPGEAGTAPGWAALTDGELRVVAGVARGMTNRSIAAELRLSRHTVDAHLKHVYLKLDIHSRVELTVRALQHPVPARRPRTGAARPGKAPVHGMPDDHAPEDHGR; the protein is encoded by the coding sequence ATGAATGGTCTGAGCCTGGGGATCCCTGGGATCGGCGCTGTCAGGTCAGGAACGCACTTCTGCGCGCTCTACTCTGGCCCGGTCGAGCGCGACCGGCTGCTGTACCCCTTCCTCGAGGAGGGGCTGCGGCAGGGCGACAAGTGCCTGTGCCTGATCGACGATGTCGAGCCGATCGTCGTCCGTGACAGGGCCCTGGGACAGCCCGGCCCGGCGTACTCGCGACGATCCGGTCAGCTCGACGTGGAACGAACATCGGACGCGTACCTCCGCTCGGGGGAGTTCAACGTCGAAGACATGATGAGCTACCTCTCCGAGAACCTCGACGCCGCGGCCGAGGAAGACTTCGACCTTCTCCGAGCCGCTGGTGAGATGTCGTGGGTCCTGCCCGGGCCGCTCGGCTGGGACGACCTGTTCCGCTACGAGTCGGGCCTCAACGCGGTCGTCGACGAGATGCCGGCCATCCTCATCTGCCTCTACGACCTGCAGAAGTTCGGTGCCGACATGCTCGTCGAGGTGCTCCGCACCCATCCCAAGGTCCTGCTGGACCGAACGGTCATCGACAATCCCCACTACCTGACCCCGACGGAGTACCCCGCCGACAGCGTCGCCGAAACCTCCCGTCGTGCCGTGTTCGGGGCAGGTTCGCCCGGCGAGGCGGGCACCGCCCCAGGATGGGCCGCCCTGACCGACGGCGAGCTGCGCGTCGTGGCCGGGGTGGCGCGGGGGATGACCAACCGCAGCATCGCAGCGGAGCTCCGCCTCTCGCGGCACACCGTGGACGCCCATCTCAAGCACGTCTACCTCAAGCTCGACATCCACTCGCGCGTCGAGCTGACGGTGCGGGCCCTGCAGCACCCCGTCCCCGCTCGCCGGCCCAGGACCGGTGCGGCTCGGCCGGGAAAAGCACCCGTTCACGGGATGCCGGACGACCACGCACCTGAGGATCATGGGCGGTGA
- a CDS encoding putative quinol monooxygenase, with protein sequence MLTKALLVRLEALPGKESELADFLTKARTIVMEEPGTVAWFAIQFGPSSFGIYDVFPDDEARDAHLAGGVGQALGPNTGVLFSEPQVEKIDLLADKVPG encoded by the coding sequence GTGCTGACCAAAGCTCTCCTCGTGCGCCTCGAGGCGCTTCCGGGCAAGGAGTCCGAGCTCGCGGACTTCCTCACCAAAGCTCGGACGATCGTGATGGAAGAGCCGGGTACCGTCGCCTGGTTCGCCATCCAGTTCGGCCCCTCGAGCTTCGGCATCTACGACGTGTTCCCCGACGACGAGGCCCGAGACGCCCACCTCGCCGGCGGAGTCGGTCAGGCGCTCGGCCCGAACACCGGCGTCCTCTTCTCCGAGCCGCAGGTCGAGAAGATCGACCTCCTCGCCGACAAGGTCCCGGGGTAG
- a CDS encoding alpha/beta fold hydrolase, whose product MKFTLRRSRALAAMLVTLLVAATMLATAGSGASATGRTLSTAGQHGSSTGAKPTIVMVHGAWADASGWQREVAELTKEGYPVIAPANPLRGLSSDAAYLRSILETIPGPVVLVGHSYGGAVISNAATGLPNVKALVYIAAFVPDAGEPVAQLAQQFPGTLVTEDALEPRPYPLPDGGVGVDLYLKADIFREAFAGDLPRSTTTVMQASQRPFSLAAFTEPSGEPAWKSVPSWYLLATADKAIPPAAQEFMANRAGAKIVRVRSSHVAMQSHPYETLALIENAIRSVR is encoded by the coding sequence ATGAAGTTCACTCTCCGCCGCAGCCGAGCGCTCGCGGCAATGCTCGTGACCCTCTTGGTCGCGGCCACCATGCTCGCGACGGCAGGCAGCGGCGCCTCGGCGACCGGACGCACCCTCTCCACAGCAGGGCAGCACGGCTCGAGCACGGGCGCCAAGCCCACGATCGTCATGGTCCACGGTGCGTGGGCCGACGCCTCTGGCTGGCAGCGCGAAGTCGCGGAGCTCACCAAGGAGGGCTACCCGGTCATCGCCCCGGCGAACCCGCTGCGTGGGCTCTCCTCCGACGCGGCGTACCTGCGCAGCATCCTCGAGACGATCCCAGGCCCCGTCGTCCTCGTCGGCCACTCCTATGGCGGCGCCGTGATCAGCAACGCGGCGACCGGCCTACCGAACGTCAAGGCCCTCGTCTACATCGCGGCATTCGTCCCTGACGCCGGCGAACCGGTTGCCCAGCTCGCCCAGCAGTTTCCTGGCACGCTGGTCACCGAGGACGCCCTGGAACCCCGCCCCTACCCGCTGCCCGATGGCGGCGTCGGGGTCGATCTGTATCTGAAGGCAGACATCTTCCGCGAGGCCTTCGCCGGCGACCTCCCCCGCAGCACGACCACCGTGATGCAGGCCTCCCAGCGTCCGTTCTCGCTGGCGGCGTTCACCGAACCGTCCGGAGAGCCCGCATGGAAGTCCGTCCCTTCCTGGTACCTGCTGGCCACAGCCGACAAGGCGATCCCGCCCGCGGCTCAGGAGTTCATGGCGAACCGGGCCGGCGCCAAGATCGTGAGGGTGAGGTCCTCGCACGTGGCGATGCAGTCCCACCCGTACGAGACGCTCGCTCTCATCGAGAACGCGATTCGCTCGGTCCGCTGA
- a CDS encoding alpha/beta fold hydrolase has translation MSNANPTVILVHGAFVDGSGWQPVHDLLTDDGLDVAVTQHSTRSLTEDVTEVHQIIEAQDGLVLLVGHSYGGVVITEAGTHPQVAGLVYVAAFAPDAGESVASMLAEPDPDAPAPPIVPRKDGSLVLERDRFQDAFAADLPPGLARFMADSQTPWGGAALSTAVTEPAWRSKPSWYVVATGDRMIPPSAQEGMAARAGASVEKVAASHSVFISQPEAVADLIKRAAKAIAS, from the coding sequence ATGAGCAACGCCAACCCCACCGTCATCCTCGTCCACGGAGCGTTCGTGGACGGATCCGGATGGCAGCCGGTCCACGACCTCCTCACCGACGACGGTCTCGACGTCGCCGTCACCCAGCACTCGACCCGATCTCTCACCGAGGACGTGACCGAGGTCCATCAGATCATCGAGGCCCAGGACGGGCTCGTCCTGCTCGTGGGCCACTCGTACGGCGGTGTCGTGATCACCGAGGCGGGCACGCACCCGCAGGTGGCCGGCCTGGTCTACGTCGCGGCGTTCGCCCCCGACGCCGGAGAGTCCGTCGCATCCATGCTCGCCGAGCCCGACCCGGACGCGCCGGCCCCGCCCATCGTTCCCCGCAAGGACGGGTCGCTCGTCCTGGAACGCGACCGCTTCCAGGACGCGTTCGCCGCCGACCTCCCGCCCGGGCTGGCGCGGTTCATGGCCGACTCCCAGACCCCGTGGGGCGGTGCCGCCCTCAGCACCGCCGTCACCGAACCGGCATGGCGGTCCAAGCCCAGCTGGTACGTCGTGGCCACCGGTGACCGGATGATCCCGCCCTCCGCGCAGGAGGGCATGGCCGCACGGGCCGGAGCGTCGGTCGAGAAGGTCGCCGCCAGCCACTCCGTCTTCATCTCACAGCCCGAAGCGGTGGCCGACCTGATCAAGCGCGCTGCCAAGGCGATCGCCTCCTAG